From Streptomyces durmitorensis, a single genomic window includes:
- a CDS encoding GuaB3 family IMP dehydrogenase-related protein: MTEIEIGRGKRGRRAYAFDDIAVVPSRRTRDPKEVSIAWQIDAYRFELPFLAAPMDSVVSPQTAIRIGELGGLGVLNLEGLWTRYEDPQPLLDEIAELDTDNATRRLQEIYAAPIQADLIGQRIKEVRDSGVVTAAALSPQRTAEFSKAVVDAGVDIFVIRGTTVSAEHVSGAAEPLNLKQFIYELDVPVIVGGCATYTAALHLMRTGAAGVLVGFGGGAAHTTRNVLGIQVPMATAVADVAAARRDYMDESGGRYVHVIADGGVGWSGDLPKAIACGADSVMIGSPLARATDAPGKGHHWGMEAVHEDVPRGKRVDLGVVGTTEEILSGPSHIPDGSMNFFGALRRAMATTGYSELKEFQRVEVTVADAQHKR; this comes from the coding sequence GTGACTGAGATCGAGATCGGGCGCGGCAAGCGCGGCCGCCGCGCGTACGCCTTCGACGACATCGCCGTCGTGCCGAGCCGTCGTACCCGCGACCCGAAGGAGGTCTCGATCGCCTGGCAGATCGACGCCTACCGCTTCGAGCTGCCCTTCCTGGCGGCGCCGATGGACTCGGTCGTCTCGCCGCAGACCGCGATCCGCATCGGCGAGCTGGGTGGTCTCGGCGTGCTGAACCTCGAGGGCCTGTGGACGCGGTACGAGGACCCGCAGCCGCTGCTCGACGAGATCGCGGAGCTGGACACCGACAACGCCACCCGGCGCCTCCAGGAGATCTACGCGGCCCCGATCCAGGCCGACCTGATCGGGCAGCGCATCAAGGAGGTGCGCGACTCGGGCGTGGTCACCGCCGCCGCGCTCTCCCCGCAGCGCACCGCCGAGTTCTCCAAGGCCGTCGTGGACGCCGGTGTCGACATCTTCGTGATCCGCGGGACCACCGTCTCCGCCGAGCACGTCTCCGGTGCCGCCGAGCCGCTCAACCTCAAGCAGTTCATCTACGAGCTCGACGTGCCGGTGATCGTCGGCGGCTGCGCCACGTACACCGCCGCGCTGCACCTGATGCGCACGGGCGCGGCCGGTGTCCTCGTCGGCTTCGGCGGCGGCGCCGCGCACACCACGCGCAACGTCCTGGGCATCCAGGTGCCGATGGCCACGGCCGTCGCGGACGTCGCGGCCGCCCGCCGTGACTACATGGACGAGTCCGGCGGCCGGTACGTGCACGTCATCGCGGACGGCGGCGTGGGCTGGTCCGGCGACCTGCCCAAGGCCATCGCCTGCGGCGCCGACTCGGTGATGATCGGCTCCCCGCTGGCGCGCGCCACGGACGCGCCCGGCAAGGGCCACCACTGGGGCATGGAGGCCGTCCACGAGGATGTGCCGCGCGGCAAGCGCGTCGACCTCGGAGTGGTCGGCACGACGGAGGAGATCCTCAGCGGTCCCTCGCACATCCCGGACGGTTCGATGAACTTCTTCGGGGCGCTGCGCCGGGCGATGGCGACGACGGGCTACAGCGAGCTCAAGGAGTTCCAGCGCGTCGAGGTGACGGTCGCGGACGCGCAGCACAAGCGCTGA
- the groES gene encoding co-chaperone GroES: MTTASSKVAIKPLEDRIVVQPLDAEQTTASGLVIPDTAKEKPQEGAVLAVGPGRFENGERLPLDVKVGDVVLYSKYGGTEVKYNGDEYLVLSARDVLAIVEK, encoded by the coding sequence GTGACGACCGCCAGCTCCAAGGTTGCCATTAAGCCGCTCGAGGACCGCATTGTGGTCCAGCCGCTCGACGCCGAGCAGACCACGGCCTCCGGCCTGGTCATTCCGGACACCGCGAAGGAGAAGCCCCAGGAGGGTGCTGTCCTCGCCGTGGGCCCGGGGCGCTTCGAGAACGGCGAGCGCCTGCCGCTCGACGTCAAGGTCGGCGACGTCGTTCTGTACAGCAAGTACGGCGGCACCGAGGTGAAGTACAACGGCGACGAGTACCTCGTCCTCTCGGCTCGCGACGTGCTCGCGATCGTCGAGAAGTAA
- a CDS encoding MOSC domain-containing protein — MKLLSVNLGRHKAVEYTDAPSGGTGIDKQPAEGAVRVAAPGAKGAAGSGVAGDEVCDLRHHGGNDQAVYAYAREDLDEWERLLGHPLAGGSFGENLTTSGLDVSGAKIGERWRVGPDLLIEVTSARIPCQTFQGHLGETKWVKRFTQQGAPGAYLRVIEPGEIRGGDTIEVVHRPEHDVTVALQFKAVTTERELLPRLLAAGDALHPEAIETARKYVAKYGSQAS; from the coding sequence ATGAAGCTTCTCTCCGTGAATCTGGGCCGGCACAAAGCCGTGGAGTACACCGACGCCCCCTCGGGCGGTACCGGCATCGACAAACAGCCCGCCGAAGGGGCCGTACGGGTGGCGGCTCCCGGCGCGAAGGGTGCCGCCGGGAGCGGGGTAGCCGGGGACGAGGTCTGCGACCTGCGGCACCACGGCGGAAACGACCAGGCGGTGTACGCCTACGCGCGCGAGGACCTGGACGAGTGGGAGCGCCTGCTCGGCCACCCGCTGGCGGGCGGCTCCTTCGGCGAGAACCTCACGACGTCCGGCCTCGACGTGAGCGGCGCGAAGATCGGCGAGCGCTGGCGCGTCGGCCCCGATCTGCTCATCGAGGTGACGTCGGCCCGCATTCCCTGTCAGACGTTCCAGGGCCATCTCGGCGAGACGAAGTGGGTCAAGCGCTTCACGCAGCAGGGCGCTCCCGGCGCCTATCTGCGGGTGATCGAACCGGGCGAGATCCGGGGCGGCGACACGATCGAGGTCGTGCACCGGCCGGAGCACGACGTCACCGTCGCCCTCCAGTTCAAAGCCGTCACGACGGAGAGGGAGTTGCTGCCGCGCCTGCTCGCCGCCGGGGACGCGCTGCATCCCGAGGCGATCGAAACGGCTCGGAAGTATGTGGCGAAGTACGGCTCGCAGGCCTCGTAA
- a CDS encoding WhiB family transcriptional regulator, with product MADFSRLPGPNADLWDWQLLAACRGVDSSLFFHPEGERGAARSARENSAKEVCMRCPVRAECAAHALAVREPYGVWGGLTEDEREELMGRARNRLVTTSTPSASASAAASAAHGGMITRT from the coding sequence ATGGCAGATTTCTCCCGCCTTCCAGGACCGAACGCAGATCTCTGGGACTGGCAGCTCCTCGCGGCCTGCCGCGGGGTCGACAGCTCGCTCTTCTTCCACCCCGAGGGCGAGCGGGGCGCGGCACGCAGCGCGCGTGAGAACTCCGCCAAGGAGGTCTGCATGAGGTGCCCGGTACGCGCGGAGTGCGCCGCTCACGCCCTCGCGGTACGGGAGCCGTACGGCGTGTGGGGCGGGCTCACCGAGGACGAGCGCGAGGAACTCATGGGCCGCGCCCGCAACCGCCTCGTCACGACATCCACGCCGTCGGCATCGGCGTCCGCCGCGGCCTCGGCAGCGCACGGCGGCATGATCACGCGTACCTGA
- a CDS encoding SDR family NAD(P)-dependent oxidoreductase, whose protein sequence is MTTALITGSTAGIGAAFARRLAGDGHNLVLVARNTERLREQATELHDRHGIEAEVLTADLATDDGIAAVEKRLADRRNAVDLLVNNAGFGNKGQYLEVSIEDELTMLKVHCEAVLRLTSAATESMRERGRGGVVNVASVAAFVPRGTYGASKAWVVQFTQGAAKDLAGSGVRLMALCPGFVRTEFHERAGMGTSNIPKWMWLDADKLVAAGLSDLARGKTLSVPDPRYKALMGVVKVTPRALLGGVTSRTGRKYGPQ, encoded by the coding sequence ATGACTACGGCTCTGATTACGGGATCGACCGCCGGTATCGGCGCGGCCTTCGCCCGGCGGCTCGCCGGTGACGGCCACAACCTGGTCCTGGTGGCACGGAACACCGAGCGACTGCGGGAACAGGCGACCGAACTGCACGACCGGCACGGCATCGAGGCGGAGGTCCTCACCGCGGACCTCGCGACCGACGACGGTATCGCCGCCGTCGAGAAGCGCCTCGCGGACCGCAGGAACGCGGTCGACCTCCTGGTGAACAACGCCGGGTTCGGCAACAAGGGCCAGTACCTGGAGGTGTCGATCGAGGACGAGTTGACGATGCTGAAGGTGCACTGCGAGGCGGTGCTCCGGCTGACGTCGGCGGCGACGGAGTCGATGCGGGAGCGGGGCCGCGGTGGCGTCGTGAACGTCGCATCGGTGGCGGCGTTCGTGCCGCGCGGGACGTACGGGGCGTCGAAGGCGTGGGTCGTGCAGTTCACGCAGGGCGCGGCGAAGGATCTGGCCGGCTCCGGGGTGCGGCTGATGGCCCTGTGCCCCGGATTCGTACGGACCGAGTTCCACGAGCGCGCCGGGATGGGGACGTCCAACATCCCCAAGTGGATGTGGCTCGACGCGGACAAGCTGGTCGCGGCGGGGCTGTCCGACTTGGCGCGGGGCAAGACCCTCTCCGTCCCGGACCCCAGGTACAAGGCCCTGATGGGCGTGGTGAAGGTGACGCCGAGGGCGCTGCTTGGCGGGGTGACGTCCAGGACGGGCAGGAAGTACGGCCCGCAGTAG
- a CDS encoding nucleotide sugar dehydrogenase: protein MPADLAVIGLGHLGLPLAQAAVSGGIATIGYDPARAVDLASGRLPCDGAEGTLTAADVRRMLSRGFRPTTDPVELGRVRTAVICAPTPPAADRTLDLGQVAEAARALAARLRPHTTVILESPAYPGTTEEFLRPILEEGSGLRAGRDFHLAHSPGRLDPGNRTHGYAGTPKVIGGLTPACTESAAAFYGRLTDKVVRARGPREAETVHLLETNYRHVNMALVNEMAVLCHDLSIDLWDVIRCAETKPFGFQAFRPGPGVGGHGVPLDIPGPGRGARPLRMVELAQQVNDRMPRYVIQRSATLLNEHGKSARGARVLLLGVTYKPDLADQQGSPAQEVATRLMEMGAAVSYHDPYVPSWSVLGHPVPRADSLYEAAADADLTILLQHHRTYDLQGLAVKAQLLLDTRGATPAGAAHRL from the coding sequence ATGCCCGCAGATCTCGCCGTCATCGGTCTCGGCCACCTCGGCCTGCCCCTCGCCCAGGCCGCCGTCTCCGGCGGCATCGCCACCATCGGCTACGACCCCGCCCGCGCCGTCGACCTGGCAAGCGGCCGCCTGCCCTGCGACGGCGCCGAGGGAACCCTCACCGCCGCCGATGTCCGCCGGATGCTCTCCAGGGGCTTTCGGCCCACCACCGACCCGGTCGAGCTCGGCCGGGTCCGTACCGCGGTCATCTGCGCTCCCACTCCTCCGGCGGCCGACCGCACCCTCGACCTGGGCCAGGTGGCCGAAGCCGCCCGCGCCCTGGCCGCGCGCCTGCGCCCGCACACCACGGTCATCCTTGAGTCCCCCGCCTACCCGGGGACCACGGAGGAATTCCTCCGCCCCATCCTCGAAGAGGGCTCAGGCCTGCGCGCGGGCCGCGACTTCCACCTCGCGCACTCGCCGGGCCGCCTCGACCCGGGCAACCGCACCCACGGCTACGCGGGCACCCCCAAGGTCATCGGCGGCCTCACCCCGGCCTGCACCGAATCGGCCGCCGCCTTCTACGGCCGGCTCACCGACAAGGTCGTACGCGCGCGTGGCCCCCGCGAGGCCGAGACCGTGCACCTCCTGGAGACCAACTACCGGCACGTGAACATGGCCCTGGTCAACGAGATGGCCGTGCTCTGCCACGACCTGAGCATCGACCTGTGGGACGTCATCCGCTGCGCCGAGACCAAGCCCTTCGGCTTCCAGGCGTTCCGCCCGGGACCCGGCGTCGGCGGCCACGGGGTCCCCCTGGACATCCCCGGCCCCGGCCGCGGCGCCCGCCCCCTGCGCATGGTGGAACTGGCCCAGCAGGTCAACGACCGCATGCCCCGGTACGTGATCCAGCGCTCGGCGACCCTGCTCAACGAACACGGCAAGTCCGCCCGCGGCGCCCGCGTCCTGCTCCTCGGCGTCACCTACAAGCCCGACCTCGCCGACCAGCAGGGTTCCCCCGCCCAGGAGGTCGCGACCCGCCTGATGGAGATGGGCGCCGCCGTCAGCTACCACGACCCCTACGTCCCCAGCTGGAGCGTCCTCGGCCACCCCGTCCCCCGCGCGGACTCCCTCTACGAAGCGGCGGCCGACGCCGACCTCACGATCCTGCTCCAGCACCACCGCACGTACGACCTGCAAGGTCTCGCCGTGAAGGCCCAGCTGCTCCTCGACACCCGGGGCGCGACCCCGGCGGGCGCGGCCCACCGCCTCTGA
- a CDS encoding LysR family transcriptional regulator — protein sequence MIEARHLRVLRAVAATGSFSAAARELGCTQPAVSQQMKALETSAGTPLLIRTGREMRLTQAGEALVRHAAGILAGLTAAEEEVAAIAGLRAGRVRLVSFPSGSSTLVPSALAALRAAHPGTRVSLVDAEPPRSVEMLREGDCDVALAFRYDGACAAEEWDDLVVRPLLADRLVGLVPEGHRLAKAESVAIGELADEPWIAGCPRCRRQLVEVCEGAGFVPRIDFATDDYPAVIGLVGAGLGVAVLPELAIESVRPKGARTVTVEPAVQREIVALTLPDLAQVPAVAATLDHLARAAER from the coding sequence ATGATCGAGGCCCGTCATCTCCGCGTCCTGCGTGCCGTCGCCGCCACCGGCTCCTTCTCGGCAGCCGCGCGCGAGCTCGGCTGCACCCAGCCCGCCGTCAGCCAGCAGATGAAGGCACTCGAAACCTCCGCGGGTACGCCGCTCCTGATCCGCACAGGGCGTGAGATGCGCCTGACCCAGGCGGGCGAGGCCCTGGTCCGGCATGCCGCGGGGATCCTGGCGGGACTGACCGCCGCCGAGGAGGAGGTCGCCGCCATCGCGGGCCTGCGGGCGGGCCGGGTCCGCCTCGTCTCCTTCCCCAGTGGCAGCTCGACGCTGGTGCCGAGCGCGCTCGCCGCCCTGCGCGCGGCACACCCCGGCACCCGGGTCTCACTGGTGGACGCCGAGCCGCCGCGCTCGGTCGAGATGCTGCGCGAGGGCGACTGCGACGTGGCGCTCGCCTTCCGGTACGACGGCGCTTGTGCCGCCGAGGAGTGGGACGACCTGGTCGTGCGGCCGCTGCTCGCCGACCGGCTCGTCGGCCTCGTGCCCGAGGGGCACCGGCTCGCCAAGGCGGAGTCGGTCGCCATCGGGGAACTGGCCGACGAGCCGTGGATCGCGGGCTGTCCGCGCTGTCGCAGGCAGCTGGTCGAGGTCTGCGAGGGGGCGGGGTTCGTGCCCCGCATCGATTTCGCGACCGATGACTATCCGGCGGTGATCGGCCTGGTCGGCGCAGGCCTGGGGGTCGCGGTGCTGCCCGAGCTCGCCATCGAGTCCGTACGCCCCAAAGGTGCACGCACAGTGACGGTGGAGCCTGCCGTCCAGCGCGAGATCGTCGCGCTCACCCTGCCGGATCTGGCGCAGGTGCCCGCTGTGGCGGCCACCCTTGACCACCTGGCGCGGGCCGCGGAGCGCTGA
- the guaB gene encoding IMP dehydrogenase, with the protein MTANGGSSTGVPEKFATLGLTYDDVLLLPGASEVLPNAVDTSSRISRNVRVNIPLLSAAMDKVTEARMAIAMARQGGVGVLHRNLSIEDQVNQVDLVKRSESGMVTDPITVHPDATLGEADALCAKFRISGVPVTDPAGKLLGIVTNRDMAFENDRSRQVREVMTPMPLVTGKVGISGVDAMELLRRHKIEKLPLVDDAGILKGLITVKDFKKAEQYPNAAKDAEGRLLVGAAVGASPEALERAQALAGAGVDFLIVDTSHGHNSNALSWMAKIKSGVGVDVIGGNVATRDGAQALIDAGVDGVKVGVGPGSICTTRVVAGIGVPQVTAIYEAAVAARAAGVPVIGDGGLQYSGDIGKALAAGADTVMLGSLLAGCEESPGELMFINGKQFKSYRGMGSLGAMQSRGQGRSYSKDRYFQAEVSSDDKLVPEGIEGQVAYRGPLANVLHQLVGGLRQTMGYVGAASIDEMESKGRFVRITSAGLKESHPHDIQMTVEAPNYTNKR; encoded by the coding sequence ATGACTGCAAACGGCGGTTCTTCGACTGGGGTGCCCGAGAAATTCGCGACGCTCGGGCTGACCTACGACGACGTGCTGCTGCTGCCCGGCGCGTCGGAAGTCCTCCCGAACGCGGTCGACACCTCGTCGCGTATCTCCCGCAACGTGCGCGTGAACATTCCGCTGCTGTCCGCGGCGATGGACAAGGTCACCGAGGCCCGCATGGCGATCGCCATGGCGCGGCAGGGTGGCGTCGGCGTGCTGCACCGCAACCTGTCGATCGAGGACCAGGTCAACCAGGTCGACCTGGTGAAGCGCTCCGAGTCCGGCATGGTCACCGACCCGATCACCGTGCACCCGGACGCGACGCTGGGCGAGGCCGACGCGCTGTGCGCCAAGTTCCGCATCAGCGGCGTCCCGGTGACCGACCCGGCGGGCAAGCTGCTCGGCATCGTCACCAACCGCGACATGGCCTTTGAGAACGACCGCAGCCGCCAGGTGCGCGAGGTCATGACGCCCATGCCGCTCGTGACCGGCAAGGTCGGCATCTCCGGCGTCGACGCCATGGAGCTGCTGCGCCGCCACAAGATCGAGAAGCTGCCGCTCGTCGACGACGCGGGGATCCTCAAGGGCCTCATTACGGTCAAGGACTTCAAGAAGGCCGAGCAGTATCCGAACGCCGCCAAGGACGCCGAGGGCCGTCTCCTCGTCGGTGCCGCCGTCGGTGCGAGCCCCGAGGCTCTGGAGCGCGCGCAGGCACTGGCCGGTGCGGGCGTGGACTTCCTCATCGTCGACACCTCGCACGGGCACAACAGCAACGCCCTGAGCTGGATGGCGAAGATCAAGTCGGGCGTGGGTGTCGACGTCATCGGCGGCAACGTCGCGACGCGCGACGGCGCGCAGGCGCTGATCGACGCCGGTGTCGACGGGGTCAAGGTCGGTGTCGGCCCGGGTTCCATCTGCACCACGCGCGTGGTCGCCGGAATCGGCGTCCCGCAGGTCACCGCCATCTACGAGGCGGCTGTCGCGGCGCGCGCGGCTGGTGTCCCGGTCATCGGCGACGGCGGCCTCCAGTACTCGGGTGACATCGGCAAGGCGCTGGCCGCCGGCGCCGACACCGTGATGCTCGGCTCGCTGCTCGCGGGCTGCGAGGAGTCGCCGGGTGAGCTGATGTTCATCAACGGCAAGCAGTTCAAGTCCTACCGCGGCATGGGTTCGCTCGGTGCCATGCAATCCCGCGGCCAGGGGCGTTCGTACTCGAAGGACCGCTATTTCCAGGCGGAGGTCTCCTCGGACGACAAGCTCGTCCCCGAGGGCATCGAGGGCCAGGTGGCCTACCGCGGCCCGCTGGCCAACGTGCTGCACCAGCTCGTCGGCGGCCTGCGCCAGACGATGGGTTACGTGGGCGCCGCCTCCATCGACGAGATGGAGTCCAAGGGCCGCTTCGTGCGCATCACGTCGGCGGGTCTCAAGGAGAGCCACCCGCACGACATCCAGATGACGGTCGAGGCGCCGAACTACACGAACAAGCGCTGA
- a CDS encoding response regulator transcription factor: MTSVLVCDDSPLAREALRRAVATVPGVERVTTAANGEEVLRRWGADRSDLILMDVRMPGLGGVETVRRLLSADPGARIIMLTVAEDLDGVALAVAAGARGYLHKDASRAELRATVTQALADPTWRLAPRRLRSAEMGAAPTLTAREIQVLEGMSHGRSNAEIGRELFLSEDTVKTHARRLFKKLGASDRAHAVALGFRWGLVR, translated from the coding sequence ATGACATCCGTCCTCGTCTGCGACGACTCCCCGCTTGCCCGAGAGGCGCTCCGCCGCGCGGTCGCGACCGTGCCCGGCGTCGAGCGCGTGACGACAGCGGCCAACGGCGAGGAAGTCCTCCGCCGCTGGGGCGCCGACCGCTCGGACCTGATTCTGATGGACGTACGCATGCCCGGTCTGGGCGGCGTGGAGACAGTGCGGCGGCTGTTGTCCGCCGACCCCGGTGCGCGCATCATCATGCTCACCGTGGCCGAGGATCTGGACGGTGTCGCGCTCGCGGTCGCCGCCGGTGCCCGCGGCTATCTGCACAAGGACGCCTCGCGCGCCGAACTGCGCGCGACCGTCACCCAGGCACTCGCCGACCCGACGTGGCGACTGGCTCCGCGCAGACTGCGCTCGGCCGAGATGGGCGCCGCGCCCACACTCACCGCGCGTGAGATCCAGGTGCTCGAGGGCATGAGCCACGGCCGGTCCAACGCCGAGATCGGACGTGAGCTTTTTCTCTCCGAGGACACGGTCAAGACCCACGCCCGGCGGTTGTTCAAGAAGCTCGGCGCCTCGGACCGCGCGCACGCCGTGGCGCTCGGTTTCCGCTGGGGCCTGGTCCGATAG
- a CDS encoding sigma-70 family RNA polymerase sigma factor yields MRDDKTTVIGALVLRAVEGDEQATHDLLAHVHPLALRYCRTRLSRLPGDARHFVEDLAQEVCVAVLLALPRYKDTGRPFEAFVFAIAAHKVADLQRAAMRHPGSTAVPSDEMPERPDDSLGPEERALLSSDAEWAKKLMANLPENQRELLLLRIAVGLTAEETGQMLGMSPGAVRVAQHRALSRLRALAEQ; encoded by the coding sequence ATGCGCGATGACAAGACGACGGTGATCGGTGCCCTCGTCCTTCGCGCGGTCGAGGGTGATGAGCAGGCCACGCACGATCTGCTGGCTCATGTGCACCCCCTGGCGCTGCGGTACTGCCGCACACGGCTCTCCCGACTGCCGGGTGACGCGCGGCACTTCGTGGAGGATCTGGCGCAGGAAGTGTGCGTCGCGGTCCTCCTCGCGCTGCCGCGCTACAAGGACACGGGACGCCCCTTCGAGGCGTTCGTCTTCGCGATCGCCGCGCACAAGGTCGCCGACCTGCAGCGCGCGGCGATGCGCCATCCCGGATCCACGGCGGTGCCGTCGGACGAGATGCCGGAGCGCCCCGACGACTCCCTCGGCCCCGAGGAGCGCGCGCTGCTCAGCAGCGATGCCGAGTGGGCCAAGAAGCTCATGGCCAACCTTCCGGAGAACCAGCGCGAGCTGCTGCTCCTGAGGATCGCGGTCGGGCTCACCGCCGAGGAGACCGGGCAGATGCTGGGGATGTCCCCGGGGGCCGTGCGCGTCGCGCAGCATCGCGCGCTGAGCCGGTTGCGGGCACTGGCCGAGCAGTAA
- the groL gene encoding chaperonin GroEL (60 kDa chaperone family; promotes refolding of misfolded polypeptides especially under stressful conditions; forms two stacked rings of heptamers to form a barrel-shaped 14mer; ends can be capped by GroES; misfolded proteins enter the barrel where they are refolded when GroES binds) translates to MAKILKFDEDARRALERGVNKLADTVKVTIGPRGRNVVIDKKFGAPTITNDGVTIAREVEVEDPYENLGAQLVKEVATKTNDIAGDGTTTATVLAQALVKEGLRNVAAGASPAALKKGIDAAVKAVSDELLSTARPIDDKADIAAVAGLSAQDPQVGELIAEAMDKVGKDGVITVEESNTFGLELDFTEGMAFDKGYLSPYMVSDQERMEAVLDDPYILIHQGKISSIQDLLPLLEKVIQTNASKPLLIIAEDVEGEALSTLVVNKIRGTFNAVAVKAPGFGDRRKAMLGDLATLTGGTVIAEEVGLKLDQVGLDVLGTARRVTVTKDDTTVVDGGGDASEVAGRVNQIKAEIESTDSDWDREKLQERLAKLAGGVCVIKVGAATEVELKEKKHRLEDAISATRAAVEEGIVSGGGSALVHAVKVLEGNLGKEGDEATGVAVVRRAAVEPLRWIAENAGLEGYVITSKVAELDKGFGFNAATGEYGDLVKAGVIDPVKVTRSALENAASIASLLLTTETLVVEKPADDEGDAAGHGHGHSH, encoded by the coding sequence ATGGCGAAGATCCTGAAGTTCGACGAGGACGCCCGTCGCGCCCTCGAGCGCGGCGTCAACAAGCTTGCCGACACGGTCAAGGTGACGATCGGCCCCCGCGGCCGCAACGTCGTCATCGACAAGAAGTTCGGCGCACCCACCATCACCAACGACGGCGTCACCATCGCCCGTGAGGTCGAGGTCGAGGACCCGTACGAGAACCTCGGCGCGCAGCTCGTCAAGGAGGTGGCGACCAAGACCAACGACATCGCGGGTGACGGCACCACCACCGCGACGGTCCTCGCCCAGGCCCTGGTCAAGGAAGGCCTGCGCAACGTAGCCGCCGGCGCCTCCCCGGCCGCCCTGAAGAAGGGCATCGACGCCGCGGTCAAGGCCGTGTCCGACGAGCTCCTCTCGACCGCGCGCCCGATCGACGACAAGGCCGACATCGCGGCCGTCGCCGGTCTGTCCGCCCAGGACCCGCAGGTCGGCGAGCTCATCGCCGAGGCGATGGACAAGGTCGGCAAGGACGGTGTCATCACCGTCGAGGAGTCCAACACCTTCGGCCTGGAGCTCGACTTCACCGAGGGCATGGCCTTCGACAAGGGCTACCTGTCCCCGTACATGGTGTCCGACCAGGAGCGTATGGAGGCCGTCCTCGACGACCCGTACATCCTGATCCACCAGGGCAAGATCTCCTCCATCCAGGACCTCCTGCCGCTGCTCGAGAAGGTCATCCAGACCAACGCTTCGAAGCCGCTCCTGATCATCGCCGAGGACGTCGAGGGCGAGGCCCTGTCGACCCTGGTCGTGAACAAGATCCGTGGCACCTTCAACGCCGTCGCGGTGAAGGCCCCCGGCTTCGGCGACCGCCGCAAGGCCATGCTCGGTGACCTCGCCACCCTCACCGGCGGCACCGTCATCGCCGAAGAGGTCGGCCTCAAGCTCGACCAGGTCGGCCTGGACGTGCTCGGCACCGCGCGCCGCGTGACCGTCACCAAGGACGACACCACTGTCGTCGACGGCGGCGGCGACGCCTCCGAGGTCGCGGGCCGCGTCAACCAGATCAAGGCCGAGATCGAGTCCACGGACTCGGACTGGGACCGCGAGAAGCTGCAGGAGCGCCTGGCGAAGCTCGCCGGTGGTGTCTGCGTGATCAAGGTCGGCGCCGCGACCGAGGTCGAGCTCAAGGAGAAGAAGCACCGTCTGGAGGACGCCATCTCCGCGACCCGCGCCGCGGTCGAGGAGGGCATCGTCTCCGGTGGTGGCTCCGCTCTGGTGCACGCCGTCAAGGTGCTCGAGGGCAACCTCGGCAAGGAGGGCGACGAGGCCACCGGTGTCGCCGTCGTCCGCCGCGCCGCCGTCGAGCCGCTGCGCTGGATCGCCGAGAACGCCGGCCTCGAGGGCTACGTCATCACCTCGAAGGTCGCCGAGCTCGACAAGGGCTTCGGCTTCAACGCCGCGACCGGCGAGTACGGCGACCTGGTCAAGGCCGGTGTCATCGACCCGGTCAAGGTGACGCGCTCTGCGCTCGAGAACGCCGCCTCTATCGCTTCGCTGCTGCTGACGACTGAGACCCTGGTCGTCGAGAAGCCGGCCGACGACGAGGGCGACGCCGCGGGCCACGGCCACGGTCACTCCCACTGA